A single region of the Blattabacterium sp. (Cryptocercus kyebangensis) genome encodes:
- the lgt gene encoding prolipoprotein diacylglyceryl transferase has product MLKYINWDPIHKFILWKDFSIHIYSLMFFLSFVIGWYIMKYIYRIEKIHQKYLDSLLVYTVLGTIIGARLGQIFFYDISYFSDHWIEAFFPVKENSSKLGIIKGYEFIGYRGLSSHGATVGIILSIFFYNKKKLKKSFFWICDRLCIVATLSAVFIRIGNFFNSEIVGRPCNSSLPWSVKFLQMDTGYGEIVPRHPTQIYESIVYFFIFLFLCFLYRKKNIRNITGYISGIFFILLWSSRFLLEFMKEPQGDEIINMYSLNTGQWLSLPCIIFGIFILYFSRKKKRFLS; this is encoded by the coding sequence ATGTTAAAATATATTAATTGGGATCCCATTCATAAATTTATTTTATGGAAAGATTTCTCTATCCATATTTATAGTTTAATGTTTTTCCTATCTTTCGTAATAGGATGGTATATTATGAAATATATTTATAGGATAGAAAAGATCCATCAAAAGTATTTGGATTCTTTATTGGTATATACAGTTTTAGGAACTATTATAGGAGCAAGATTAGGACAGATATTTTTTTATGACATTTCATATTTTTCGGATCATTGGATAGAAGCTTTTTTTCCTGTAAAAGAAAATTCTTCTAAATTAGGAATAATAAAAGGTTATGAATTTATTGGATATAGAGGATTATCTAGTCATGGAGCAACTGTAGGAATTATTTTATCTATTTTTTTTTATAATAAAAAAAAACTTAAAAAATCCTTTTTTTGGATATGTGATAGATTATGTATTGTAGCTACATTATCTGCTGTTTTTATAAGAATTGGAAATTTTTTCAATTCTGAAATTGTAGGAAGACCATGCAATTCCTCGTTACCTTGGTCCGTAAAATTTTTACAAATGGATACAGGATATGGAGAGATAGTTCCTAGGCATCCAACTCAGATATATGAATCTATTGTTTATTTTTTCATTTTTTTATTTTTATGTTTTTTATATAGAAAAAAAAATATTAGGAATATTACTGGATATATATCTGGAATTTTTTTTATTTTACTTTGGTCTTCTCGGTTTTTATTAGAATTTATGAAAGAACCACAAGGAGATGAAATTATAAATATGTACTCTCTAAATACTGGACAATGGCTTAGTCTACCATGCATTATTTTTGGAATATTTATTCTTTATTTTTCTAGGAAAAAGAAACGTTTTCTTTCATGA
- a CDS encoding DUF192 domain-containing protein, which yields MKKTKILFLFILFFFSSERSENEDSLFFDVGDQLEIEFLKHGELYMKNENFFIKKIDVELANKDIEIKNGLMYRSFLKENRGMLFFLTNKEEIHKINMKNMRIPLDIVYIDYFNTVVFINKFVYPMNRIEELNIPRIKYILEINAGMADKWGIKQGTTKILLTNTDKKY from the coding sequence ATGAAAAAAACAAAAATTTTATTTTTATTTATTTTATTTTTCTTTTCTTCTGAAAGAAGTGAAAATGAAGATTCCTTATTTTTTGATGTAGGAGATCAATTAGAGATTGAATTTTTAAAACATGGAGAATTGTATATGAAAAATGAAAACTTTTTTATAAAGAAAATTGATGTAGAATTAGCTAATAAAGATATAGAAATAAAAAATGGATTAATGTATAGATCTTTTCTAAAAGAAAATAGAGGAATGTTATTTTTTTTAACCAATAAAGAAGAGATTCATAAAATAAATATGAAAAATATGCGAATTCCATTAGATATTGTTTATATTGATTATTTTAATACCGTCGTTTTTATAAATAAATTTGTTTATCCTATGAATAGAATAGAAGAACTTAATATTCCTAGAATAAAATATATTTTGGAAATCAATGCTGGAATGGCAGATAAGTGGGGAATAAAACAAGGAACAACAAAAATTTTATTAACAAATACAGATAAAAAATATTGA
- a CDS encoding HesB/IscA family protein: MVCISDQAKNKLISIMKEEGLSNDFSFVRFGVKSGGCSGLSYELTFDEKKKKEDKLFQYEGIKILVDENSFPYLVGITLEYSGGLNGKGFYFKNPNAKHTCVCGKSFSS; encoded by the coding sequence ATGGTTTGTATATCTGATCAAGCTAAAAATAAATTGATTTCCATTATGAAAGAAGAAGGTCTTTCTAATGATTTTTCTTTCGTAAGATTTGGTGTTAAAAGTGGGGGATGTTCTGGATTATCCTATGAACTTACTTTTGATGAAAAAAAGAAAAAAGAAGATAAACTTTTTCAGTATGAAGGAATAAAAATATTAGTAGATGAAAATAGTTTTCCTTATTTAGTTGGAATAACATTAGAATACTCAGGAGGATTGAATGGAAAAGGATTTTACTTTAAAAATCCTAATGCTAAACATACTTGTGTATGTGGGAAAAGTTTTTCATCCTAA
- the sufB gene encoding Fe-S cluster assembly protein SufB: MKKRNKILDNFTSSEYKYGFYTPIESDKIPAGLDENVIRKISEKKEEPIWMLNWRLESYSIWKKMKEPNWANIKYEKPNFQEISYYSSPKEKIDLDNLNKMDPELLDTFNKLGVPIKKNISSIATDIVLDSVSLVTTFQKKLEDYGIIFCSINDALKKFPDLVKKYLGTVVSKKDNFYAALNSAVFSDGSFCYVPKGIRCPMELSTYFRINENGTGQFERTLIIADKDSYVSYLEGCTAPQRKENQLHAAVVEIIALENSEIKYSTVQNWFPGNKEGIGGIFNFVTKRGLCEKKAKISWIQVEMGSSITWKYPSCILKGDFSIGEFYSLALTKDFQQADTGTKMIHIGKETKSVIISKGISSGKSKNNYRGLVKISSKAIKSRNYSQCDSLLIGNKCQAHTFPYINVYNSNSQVEHEATTSKIGEDQIFYCNQRGIDTEKAIFLIINGFSNEVLKKLPMEFAVEAQNLLEISLEGSVG; encoded by the coding sequence ATGAAAAAAAGGAATAAAATATTGGATAATTTTACTAGTTCTGAATATAAATATGGATTTTATACTCCAATAGAATCGGATAAAATTCCAGCAGGATTAGATGAAAATGTTATTCGAAAAATATCAGAAAAAAAAGAAGAACCAATATGGATGTTAAATTGGAGGTTAGAATCCTATTCTATATGGAAAAAGATGAAAGAACCAAATTGGGCAAATATAAAATATGAAAAACCCAATTTTCAAGAAATAAGTTATTATTCTTCTCCAAAAGAAAAAATAGATCTAGATAATTTAAATAAAATGGATCCAGAATTATTAGATACATTTAATAAATTGGGAGTTCCTATAAAAAAAAATATTTCTAGTATTGCTACAGATATAGTATTAGATTCCGTTTCTTTGGTTACTACATTTCAAAAAAAATTGGAGGATTATGGAATTATATTTTGTTCTATCAATGATGCTTTGAAAAAGTTTCCAGATCTTGTGAAGAAATATTTAGGTACTGTAGTTTCAAAAAAAGATAATTTTTATGCCGCTCTTAATTCAGCTGTATTTTCAGATGGATCTTTTTGTTACGTCCCAAAGGGAATTCGATGTCCTATGGAATTGTCTACATACTTTCGTATTAATGAAAATGGAACTGGTCAATTTGAAAGAACTTTAATTATTGCAGATAAAGACTCTTATGTTAGTTATTTAGAAGGTTGCACAGCTCCACAAAGAAAAGAAAATCAATTACACGCTGCTGTAGTAGAAATTATTGCTTTGGAAAATTCTGAGATTAAATATTCTACTGTTCAAAATTGGTTCCCTGGAAATAAAGAAGGTATAGGAGGTATTTTCAATTTTGTTACAAAACGTGGATTATGTGAAAAAAAAGCTAAAATATCTTGGATACAAGTAGAAATGGGGTCTTCTATTACTTGGAAATATCCATCTTGTATTCTAAAAGGAGATTTTTCTATTGGTGAATTTTATTCTTTAGCCTTAACCAAAGATTTTCAACAAGCAGATACAGGGACTAAGATGATTCATATTGGAAAAGAAACGAAAAGTGTAATTATATCAAAGGGGATTTCTTCTGGAAAGTCTAAAAATAATTATAGAGGATTAGTTAAAATTTCTTCTAAAGCTATAAAATCACGTAATTATTCTCAATGTGATTCCTTATTAATAGGGAATAAATGTCAGGCACATACTTTTCCATATATAAATGTATATAATTCTAATTCTCAAGTAGAACACGAAGCTACTACTTCAAAAATTGGAGAAGACCAAATTTTTTATTGTAATCAACGAGGAATTGATACAGAAAAAGCAATTTTTCTTATTATAAATGGTTTTAGTAATGAAGTTTTGAAAAAATTACCAATGGAATTTGCAGTGGAAGCTCAAAATCTTTTGGAAATTTCTTTAGAAGGATCTGTTGGGTAA